A stretch of Microbacterium sp. 4R-513 DNA encodes these proteins:
- a CDS encoding AAA family ATPase, with translation MRQAIAYALEGTCDAHLQHSPAVDALEAYSAASDSSVSRFIVANGVITSDELAAGGLRVWLTGHDPITGEERGHQRLSPDADLLLDGTLNHPKSYSIAALLHPELAAEFEAMQDRLRERILLTWQTELNARRGHGGLIREEISRIEVVELQHRRSRALDPHIHRHLWLNIKVLGADGKWSNLDSRVAMKLHTVVNAEGELAAHTDPAWIDALARHGYTIDDTGEIAELASAVRPFSRRSAQIEGNRTRLIAEWSAAHGGSAPSVEVLQQIDRRAWAVSRPNKPADLDEALWEARVRDEIAAIDPSLTNPRAPNPVTATDPQALDLDLLAAQAIVDADERSTSCGGRFSSFDIRAGAMRALSRTGVVAERDRLDGVIAEITKRATGAVYRLVAEAPAHVKAFMATETVRAKVRLAGRLDVLARPGRCLLPGELRRFAPNEDLSTLDASQSVAACAVAGTDGLVTVTGPAGAGKTTMLRAAFAALTSQRRRMLVVAPTRKAASVASREIGAAASSIHALLSDHGYRWGTDEAGAKVWTRLRVGEVDPRAGAVYGGPTQYVLRSRDRIVVDEAGMLDLQTANVLVELAIEQGVGLAFVGDTHQALPVGHAGAMGSAIRHANAAVELDTVHRFQDPDYAALTLRLRDAGDREHALVVAGELAEHGTSTGSIITTRRASG, from the coding sequence GTGCGACAGGCGATCGCCTACGCGCTCGAGGGCACCTGCGACGCCCACCTCCAGCACTCCCCCGCCGTCGACGCGCTCGAAGCGTACAGTGCCGCATCCGATTCGTCCGTCTCACGATTCATCGTGGCGAACGGCGTCATCACCTCCGACGAGCTCGCCGCCGGCGGCCTTCGAGTCTGGCTCACCGGACATGACCCGATCACCGGGGAAGAGCGCGGCCATCAGCGGCTGAGCCCCGACGCCGACCTGCTGCTCGACGGAACGCTCAACCACCCGAAGTCCTACAGCATCGCCGCGCTGCTGCATCCCGAACTCGCCGCCGAGTTCGAGGCAATGCAGGACCGGCTACGTGAACGCATCCTGCTCACGTGGCAGACAGAGCTCAACGCGCGGCGCGGGCACGGAGGGCTCATCCGAGAGGAGATCAGTCGCATCGAGGTCGTCGAGCTGCAGCATCGGCGCTCCCGCGCGCTTGACCCGCACATCCACCGTCACCTCTGGCTGAACATCAAGGTTCTCGGCGCGGACGGCAAGTGGTCGAACCTCGACTCGCGCGTTGCGATGAAACTTCACACCGTCGTCAACGCCGAAGGCGAGCTCGCCGCCCACACCGATCCCGCGTGGATCGACGCGCTCGCCCGGCACGGATACACGATCGACGACACCGGCGAGATCGCCGAACTCGCCAGCGCCGTCCGACCCTTCTCGCGTCGGTCGGCGCAAATCGAAGGCAACCGCACGCGCCTGATCGCGGAGTGGTCGGCGGCGCACGGAGGATCTGCTCCGAGCGTGGAGGTGCTGCAGCAGATCGATCGGCGCGCGTGGGCGGTGTCGCGTCCGAACAAGCCGGCCGATCTCGATGAGGCGTTATGGGAGGCGCGCGTCCGCGACGAGATCGCAGCGATCGATCCGAGTCTGACCAACCCGCGCGCGCCCAATCCAGTCACCGCAACAGACCCGCAAGCCCTCGACCTGGACCTGCTCGCTGCACAGGCGATCGTCGACGCGGACGAACGGTCGACATCATGCGGCGGGAGGTTCAGCAGCTTCGACATCCGCGCGGGCGCAATGCGTGCGCTCTCGCGCACGGGCGTCGTTGCAGAGCGCGATCGGCTCGATGGCGTGATCGCCGAGATCACCAAGCGCGCCACGGGTGCCGTCTACCGGCTCGTTGCGGAGGCGCCGGCGCACGTCAAGGCGTTCATGGCGACCGAGACCGTGCGGGCCAAGGTGCGTCTCGCCGGCCGCTTAGACGTGCTCGCCCGACCGGGCCGCTGCCTGCTGCCGGGCGAGTTGCGCCGATTCGCACCGAACGAGGACCTGTCGACACTGGATGCGTCGCAAAGCGTTGCCGCGTGCGCCGTCGCCGGCACGGACGGGCTCGTGACGGTGACCGGCCCCGCCGGCGCGGGCAAGACGACGATGCTGCGCGCTGCGTTCGCGGCGCTCACGTCGCAACGGCGTCGGATGCTCGTTGTTGCTCCCACGCGGAAGGCCGCGTCGGTGGCGTCTCGCGAGATCGGAGCCGCGGCATCCAGTATTCATGCCTTGCTTTCGGACCATGGCTACCGATGGGGCACCGACGAGGCCGGCGCGAAGGTGTGGACCAGGCTTCGAGTGGGAGAAGTCGATCCCAGGGCGGGCGCGGTTTACGGCGGACCGACTCAGTACGTGTTGCGCTCTCGCGATCGGATCGTCGTCGACGAAGCCGGCATGCTCGATCTGCAAACGGCGAACGTCCTCGTCGAACTCGCGATCGAGCAGGGTGTCGGGCTGGCGTTCGTGGGTGACACCCATCAGGCGTTGCCGGTCGGGCATGCGGGTGCGATGGGTTCTGCGATCCGGCACGCGAACGCTGCGGTCGAGCTCGACACGGTGCACCGGTTCCAAGATCCCGACTACGCGGCGCTCACACTGCGGCTCCGGGATGCGGGTGATCGCGAGCATGCGCTGGTGGTTGCGGGCGAGCTTGCCGAACACGGCACGTCGACCGGGTCGATCATCACGACGCGGCGCGCGAGCGGATGA
- a CDS encoding TIGR04255 family protein, producing MIEAVAGVEFGAAWDFAPASAEVVNTLRGEYRTSAFLPAIPPTPVGEGDSVFQTFFSAGVGPAPVRLQLTSADNVWVAQLQADRLTVNWRRVNEGTVYPGYGEMQRRLEQLLAAVTAQIPGGALRPTTLEYTYVNGINRPAPEVFRLLNPDVFGDPDLEGVEVRFQVSVPNPSGRVALSVEPRLEGGQRGSVLTVVSNYFVAGAVDMHHLLQLVDSAHVQARHAFAWITTDAARFAWGESQHDND from the coding sequence GTGATCGAAGCGGTCGCCGGCGTTGAGTTCGGCGCCGCATGGGACTTTGCGCCCGCATCGGCCGAGGTCGTGAACACCCTTCGCGGGGAGTACCGCACGTCGGCGTTCTTGCCTGCCATCCCGCCCACACCTGTGGGTGAAGGTGATTCAGTCTTCCAGACATTCTTCAGCGCGGGCGTCGGTCCCGCACCAGTTCGCCTTCAGCTCACGTCGGCCGACAACGTGTGGGTCGCCCAGCTCCAGGCCGACCGCCTCACCGTGAATTGGCGGCGGGTAAATGAGGGCACGGTCTATCCCGGTTACGGAGAGATGCAGAGGCGTCTCGAGCAGCTTCTGGCGGCCGTCACGGCCCAGATTCCTGGCGGAGCGCTCCGTCCAACCACTCTCGAGTACACATACGTAAACGGGATCAACCGGCCCGCCCCAGAAGTCTTCCGACTGCTAAACCCCGACGTGTTTGGGGATCCCGACCTCGAGGGTGTCGAAGTCCGGTTTCAGGTAAGTGTCCCGAACCCGAGCGGCCGCGTCGCTCTGTCCGTGGAGCCGCGGCTCGAGGGCGGGCAGCGCGGAAGCGTGCTCACCGTGGTGAGCAACTACTTTGTCGCGGGTGCCGTGGATATGCACCACTTGTTACAGTTGGTAGATAGCGCGCACGTCCAAGCACGCCACGCGTTCGCGTGGATCACGACGGACGCGGCACGCTTCGCCTGGGGGGAGTCGCAACATGACAATGACTGA
- a CDS encoding DEAD/DEAH box helicase family protein: MSGVAGAHLESVLENEIAEHLASNGWLYSLSDAGYDRELALFPEDVLGWLAESQPAEFAKVVRPGDTEVQRRAAGDGILNRLAKSLDLDPLKNGGTIRILHEGFSMVPLHGGAVKFRLAQFRPATTNNPDTLEAYGRMRVRVMRQVRYSVKHPNKALDLVLFVNGIPVATVELKTDFTQSIGNAVNQYRFDRSPAGEPLFGFAKRSLVHFVVSNSEVQMTTKLAGPKTRFLPFNKGADEGAGNPVKPDGSASAYFWEEILQRDTWLQLLGSFVHLQVEVDVDPDTGKKTRSEKVLFPRYHQWRAVTRLVDAARVEGPGNRYLVQHSAGSGKTNSISWLAHRLSQLHDDANERVFDTVVVVTDRTVLDKQLQDAISQFEKQAGVVQSITKDAGESKSKQLAAALTGGKNIVIVTIQSFEALITAIQTLPELQGRRFAVIADEAHSSQAGSTAGALTKVLSPDEQAAVAEGAPINSEAYLQWAMEVTASAPNISYFAFTATPKAKTLELFGRVPEDAGPDATPEPFDLYSMQQAIEEGFILDVLQNYTPYKVAWKLQHPDSDYDDAGEVDESTAVKALVQYVRLHPTNISQKAKIVVDHFRAFVQPLLDGKAKAMVVTGSRVEAVRWKKYLDTYIADAGVQGVRSLVAFSGTVEDPDDVGEGLTERTQNPGVPSDLAEAFKPATYNVMIVAEKFQTGFDQPRLVAMYVDKKLGGVQAVQTLSRLNRTYPGKDKTFVLDFVNDPVEVLDAFLPYYRKATLTATTDPNLIYDLVVKLDAAGIYDMTEVEQAFDAALVGGVNANSKVSAATAPAVNRFATRWLAAVVGDDKSEQDELRLFKADVGNFVKFYDFISQARNLEDTDLPRRHYFFRRILPQLSTATILEPVDISDVTLVGYKISAGESVKLNLEQGPGLDPITAIGSGAIHEKHRSALEEIIHKLNERLGDKYGVGVIDLHMNHIVGKLALDVELANQAAVNSPQQFAESPALPKAFTKALLGVRDETPAFIDDLFNDSGLFAELGKALPAMLYEYLKDQGATRG; this comes from the coding sequence GTGAGTGGTGTTGCTGGGGCGCATCTGGAGTCGGTGCTGGAGAACGAGATCGCCGAGCACCTCGCCTCGAACGGGTGGCTGTATTCACTGTCCGATGCTGGCTACGACCGTGAGCTCGCCCTGTTTCCCGAGGATGTGCTGGGGTGGTTGGCGGAGTCGCAGCCGGCCGAGTTTGCGAAGGTCGTTCGCCCCGGCGATACCGAAGTTCAACGCAGGGCCGCGGGTGACGGCATCCTGAACCGTCTGGCGAAGTCGCTGGATCTGGATCCGTTGAAGAACGGTGGGACGATCCGGATTCTTCACGAGGGTTTTTCGATGGTGCCTCTGCATGGGGGTGCGGTGAAGTTCCGGTTGGCGCAGTTCCGGCCGGCGACCACAAACAACCCTGACACGCTGGAGGCGTACGGGCGGATGCGGGTGCGGGTGATGCGTCAGGTGCGCTACTCGGTGAAGCATCCGAACAAGGCGTTGGATCTGGTGCTGTTCGTCAACGGCATCCCGGTCGCGACGGTCGAGTTGAAGACGGACTTCACGCAGTCGATCGGGAACGCGGTGAACCAGTACCGGTTCGACCGGTCACCGGCGGGTGAGCCGTTATTCGGGTTCGCGAAGCGATCGCTAGTCCATTTCGTGGTTTCGAACTCCGAGGTGCAGATGACTACGAAGCTCGCCGGGCCGAAGACGCGGTTCCTGCCGTTCAATAAGGGCGCGGACGAGGGCGCGGGGAACCCGGTGAAGCCAGACGGGTCGGCCTCCGCGTACTTCTGGGAGGAGATCCTGCAGCGCGACACCTGGCTGCAGCTGCTGGGGTCGTTCGTACACCTGCAGGTCGAGGTCGATGTCGACCCCGACACCGGGAAGAAGACCCGGTCGGAGAAGGTGCTGTTCCCGCGGTATCACCAGTGGCGGGCCGTGACCCGACTGGTCGACGCAGCACGGGTGGAGGGGCCGGGGAACAGGTACCTGGTGCAGCATTCGGCGGGGTCAGGGAAGACGAACTCGATCTCGTGGCTCGCGCACCGCCTCTCGCAGCTGCACGATGATGCGAATGAGCGCGTGTTCGACACGGTCGTGGTGGTCACGGACCGGACGGTGCTGGACAAGCAGCTGCAGGACGCGATCTCGCAGTTCGAGAAGCAGGCCGGGGTGGTGCAGTCGATCACGAAGGATGCGGGCGAGTCGAAGTCGAAGCAGCTCGCCGCCGCGTTGACCGGTGGAAAGAACATCGTGATCGTGACGATCCAGTCGTTCGAGGCGCTGATCACGGCGATCCAGACCCTGCCCGAGTTGCAGGGGCGCCGGTTCGCGGTGATCGCGGACGAGGCGCACTCGTCGCAGGCCGGGTCGACCGCTGGCGCGTTGACGAAGGTGCTGTCCCCGGACGAGCAGGCCGCGGTGGCGGAAGGCGCGCCGATCAACTCGGAGGCGTACCTGCAGTGGGCGATGGAGGTCACCGCCTCCGCCCCGAACATCTCCTACTTCGCATTCACCGCGACCCCGAAAGCCAAGACGCTCGAGCTGTTCGGGCGGGTGCCCGAGGATGCGGGGCCGGATGCGACGCCGGAGCCGTTCGATCTGTATTCGATGCAGCAGGCGATCGAGGAGGGGTTCATCCTCGACGTGCTGCAGAACTACACCCCGTACAAGGTGGCGTGGAAGCTGCAGCATCCCGATTCCGACTACGACGACGCCGGTGAGGTCGACGAATCGACCGCGGTAAAAGCGCTGGTCCAGTACGTCAGGCTGCATCCGACGAACATCAGCCAGAAGGCGAAGATCGTCGTCGACCACTTCCGCGCGTTTGTGCAGCCGCTGCTGGACGGCAAGGCGAAGGCGATGGTTGTCACGGGGTCGCGTGTCGAGGCGGTGCGGTGGAAGAAGTACCTCGACACCTACATCGCCGACGCTGGCGTGCAGGGGGTGCGGTCGCTGGTCGCGTTCTCGGGCACGGTAGAGGACCCTGACGATGTCGGTGAGGGGTTGACGGAGCGGACCCAGAACCCGGGGGTGCCGTCGGATCTCGCGGAGGCGTTCAAGCCAGCCACGTACAACGTGATGATCGTGGCGGAGAAGTTCCAGACCGGGTTCGACCAGCCCCGCCTAGTCGCGATGTATGTCGACAAGAAGCTCGGTGGCGTGCAGGCCGTGCAGACCCTGTCCAGGCTGAACCGCACCTATCCGGGTAAGGACAAGACGTTCGTGCTCGACTTCGTCAACGACCCGGTCGAGGTGCTGGACGCGTTCCTGCCGTACTACCGGAAGGCGACGCTCACCGCGACGACCGACCCCAACCTGATCTACGACCTCGTCGTGAAGCTCGACGCGGCCGGGATCTACGACATGACAGAGGTCGAGCAGGCGTTTGACGCCGCTCTTGTCGGCGGCGTGAACGCGAACTCGAAGGTGTCAGCGGCGACCGCTCCGGCGGTGAATCGCTTCGCTACGCGTTGGCTCGCTGCGGTCGTCGGGGATGACAAGTCTGAGCAGGACGAGTTGCGGCTGTTCAAGGCGGACGTGGGGAACTTCGTGAAGTTCTACGACTTCATCTCCCAGGCCCGCAACCTCGAAGATACCGACCTGCCGCGCCGGCACTACTTCTTCCGCCGCATCCTCCCGCAGCTGTCCACCGCGACTATCCTCGAGCCGGTCGATATCTCGGACGTGACGTTGGTGGGCTACAAGATCAGTGCCGGCGAGTCGGTGAAGCTGAACCTCGAGCAGGGGCCGGGGCTAGACCCGATCACTGCGATCGGGTCGGGCGCGATCCACGAGAAGCACCGCTCTGCGCTCGAGGAGATCATCCACAAGCTCAACGAGCGCCTCGGCGACAAGTACGGCGTCGGCGTCATCGACCTTCACATGAACCACATCGTCGGGAAGCTTGCGTTGGATGTGGAGCTCGCGAACCAGGCGGCGGTAAACAGCCCGCAACAGTTCGCGGAGTCCCCGGCGCTGCCGAAGGCCTTCACGAAGGCGCTGCTCGGGGTACGTGACGAGACCCCCGCGTTCATCGACGACCTGTTCAATGACAGCGGCCTGTTTGCGGAGTTGGGGAAGGCGCTGCCGGCGATGTTGTACGAGTACCTCAAGGACCAGGGGGCTACGCGTGGCTGA
- a CDS encoding DUF5655 domain-containing protein translates to MADLKLFRVTAGVATELHSMTVALERSLQQLIERNMEEMFATRFLASEFSTGSRHGGRIDSLGIDENNSPVIFEYKRATNENVINQGLFYLNWLLDHKAEFTLLVMEKLGRDVAGAIDWRAPRLVCVASGYTRYDEHAVEQINRSIDLVTYRDFGGELFALELVHASRVEPQSANDAPDVSRGHGRTVTELLGQSSAELTALYEQLDAYLVALGDDVSKKATKQYFAYRRLKNFACVEVHPQSRNLLVYLKVNPDDVELEEGFSRDVRNIGHFGTGELELRISNQRHLDRAQHLLQASYENS, encoded by the coding sequence GTGGCTGACCTCAAGCTCTTCCGCGTCACCGCAGGAGTTGCCACCGAGCTGCACAGTATGACGGTGGCGCTCGAACGATCGCTGCAGCAACTCATCGAGCGGAACATGGAGGAGATGTTCGCTACGCGATTCCTCGCAAGCGAGTTCTCCACCGGCAGCCGACACGGCGGCCGCATCGACTCACTCGGCATCGACGAGAACAACTCGCCGGTGATCTTCGAGTACAAGCGGGCAACCAACGAGAATGTCATCAACCAGGGGCTCTTCTACTTGAACTGGCTCCTCGACCACAAAGCCGAGTTCACCCTGCTCGTCATGGAGAAGCTCGGACGCGACGTCGCCGGTGCGATCGACTGGCGGGCGCCCCGCCTCGTCTGCGTGGCGAGCGGCTATACCCGATACGACGAACACGCTGTCGAGCAGATCAACAGATCGATCGACCTCGTCACCTATCGCGACTTCGGTGGCGAACTGTTCGCGCTCGAACTCGTCCACGCCTCTCGAGTCGAGCCGCAGTCCGCGAATGATGCTCCCGACGTATCACGCGGTCACGGGCGAACCGTAACGGAGCTGCTGGGTCAGTCGTCTGCCGAGCTCACTGCCTTGTATGAGCAGTTGGATGCCTATCTCGTGGCACTCGGTGACGACGTTTCCAAGAAGGCCACCAAGCAGTACTTCGCGTACCGCCGGCTGAAGAACTTCGCGTGCGTCGAGGTGCACCCGCAGTCCCGCAACCTCCTGGTGTATCTGAAGGTCAACCCCGATGATGTCGAACTCGAAGAGGGCTTCTCTCGCGACGTCAGGAACATCGGGCACTTCGGTACCGGCGAGCTTGAGCTACGGATCTCGAATCAGCGCCATTTGGATCGAGCGCAGCACCTCCTACAGGCGAGCTACGAGAACAGCTGA